The Papaver somniferum cultivar HN1 unplaced genomic scaffold, ASM357369v1 unplaced-scaffold_107, whole genome shotgun sequence genome includes a region encoding these proteins:
- the LOC113327655 gene encoding uncharacterized protein LOC113327655, with product MAPFSGLKITSFVPLFVGLFLAYHVVIQVEGVRDIASKLTEEENLEVERQLQMLNKPPIKTIHTRWGVIYDCIEFHKQPAFDNPLLKKHAIPKKVETAPRSPKETLMSRIEGCPKGTVPIRRTTKEDLLRAKYLSSTSNAPGDEYRAGSTLQTSDQKIFGATGVVNVWHPKVNPDQFSGAEISVTAGPADQTNEIRFGWTVNPQLYGDDLTSTYSYWTGDGNTGCYNTLCSGFVQVDQHYTPAMAFADTSTIGGTQYILISSIIRERETGHWWLMLENKIQIGYWPRELFPLFESGADYIYWGGHVKSGKDGMPEMASGNRPDRFTNRTGYFEQLEYKDKDDRWVPYPKIQPIVDCKGSYDSFWDDEHAILHFGGPGGGTCN from the exons ATGGCTCCATTTTCTGGTCTTAAGATTACTAGCTtcgtaccactttttgttggattGTTTTTGGCATATCATGTAGTTATACAAGTAGAAGGAGTAAGGGATATTGCTAGTAAATTAACCGAGGAAGAGAATCTGGAGGTGGAAAGACAACTCCAGATGCTAAACAAACCACCTATCAAAACAATACAT ACCCGTTGGGGCGTCATCTATGACTGCATTGAATTCCACAAGCAACCTGcatttgataatccattgttgaaGAAACATGCAATCCCG AAAAAAGTCGAAACTGCACCTAGAAGCCCAAAGGAAACATTAATGAGTCGAATTGAAGGATGCCCAAAGGGAACAGTTCCTATTCGTAGGACAACTAAAGAAGATCTTTTGAGAGCCAAATATTTATCTTCCACTTCCAACGCCCCAGGCGATGAATAT AGAGCAGGTAGTACTCTTCAAACATCAGACCAGAAAATCTTTGGAGCCACTGGAGTAGTAAATGTGTGGCATCCCAAAGTAAATCCCGACCAATTTAGCGGGGCTGAAATTTCAGTAACAGCAGGCCCGGCAGACCAGACTAATGAAATCAGATTTGGATGGACA GTTAATCCACAATTATATGGGGATGATCTGACTTCAACTTATTCGTACTGGACT GGTGATGGTAATACAGGATGTTACAACACTCTTTGCTCTGGATTTGTACAAGTGGACCAACATTATACCCCTGCTATGGCCTTTGCTGACACATCAACTATTGGAGGCACCCAGTATATACTTATATCGAGTATTATTCGG GAACGTGAAACAGGGCATTGGTGGTTGATGCTTGAAAACAAGATTCAAATTGGTTACTGGCCAAGAGAACTATTCCCTCTTTTTGAATCTGGTGCCGATTATATTTACTGGGGTGGTCACGTAAAATCCGGAAAAGACGGGATGCCAGAAATGGCTAGTGGTAATAGACCAGATAGGTTTACCAATCGCACTGGCTATTTTGAACAACTTGAATATAAAGACAAGGACGACCGTTGGGTACCTTATCCCAAGATTCAGCCTATAGTTGATTGTAAAGGGTCTTATGATTCATTTTGGGATGATGAACACGCCATCCTTCACTTTGGAGGACCTGGTGGTGGCACTTGTAATTGA